GAGACCCAGGTGGGGGTGACCAAGGCGTTCCCGCTGGGCAGGTGGGTGCACCAGCAACGCAAAGCGCTACGGGCAGGCGAGCTCGACCCCCACCGCGTCGAGCTGCTCGACGCCCCCGAGGCCGGCATGGTGTGGGAACCCGGCGAAGAAGCGTGGGAGAACAAGCTCGCCACCCTCCGGTCGTACCGGCGCGCCATGGGGCACCTCGCGCCGCGGCAGGACGCCATGTGGGACGACCCCGACGGCCAGCGGGTCGCGATCGGACAACTGATCGCCAACCTCCGCCGCAACGGCGGCCTCGGCAAGAACCCCGACCGGGCGGAGCAGCGCGCAGGACAGCTGACCGCTATCGACCCCGACTGGAACTGCCCCTGGCCACTGGACTGGCAGCGCCACCACCGCGTCCTCACCGACCTCGCCGCCGACGAACCAGACGGCCACCTGCCCGACATCGCACCCGGCGTCCTCCACGACAGGGATGATCTGGGGCGCTGGCTCCAGCGGCAGAAACAGCCCAGCACCTGGAAGCAGCTGTCAGGGGAGCAGCAGGAACGGCTCACCCGACTGGGCGTGACACCGGACGAGGCACCGGCTGCGGCACCAGCCGCCCAGGGCGCAGCGAAAGGGCCGGGGAAGGCCGGGAGCAAGGCACAGCAGGCGTTCCAGCGCGGGCTCGCCGCCCTCACCGAGTGGGTGGAGCGGGAAGGCGCCCACCGGCCTGTACCCCGCAGCACCATCGTCGAGATCACGATCGACGGCGAACCCGAACCGGTGCCGGTCCGACTGGGCGTATGGATCACCAACACCCGACAGCGACGCCACAAACTCGACGCCGAACAACTCCACGCCTTGCGAGAGCTAGGCATGCAGTGGGCGTGACAGCCGTAGAGCATCAGCCGCCCAGGCGCAGCGACCGTGGCAGTGAAGCGGTGGATCACCCAGGACCCCGCCAGGAGAGGTCGCCCGGGAGCTGTTCGCCGGCGGCCCCTTCTTACGGTGCGGTGACGTGCCCGGGCCGGCGGACGCGGTCTGCACGGTTCACGGGCCACTATGGTCCCGCAGCAGGAAAGGCGTCGCTGCGGCATAGGGAAAGCGGCTGCCGCAGCGGCCGCGGTGCCCCGGGTCCACGCCGGGGCACCGGCTGCACTGCCGACCGGGCCTTGGCGGCGGGCCGCAGTGGCTGTGGCGGGCGCAGGGGAAGGGCGGCCCCGGCAAAAACGCGGATCGGGCCGCCGTACGCGCGAAGCAGCTCACCGCGATCGACGCCGACTGGAACTGCCCCTGGCCGCTGGACTGGCAGCGCCACCACCGCGTCCTCGCCGACCTCGCCGCCGACGAACCAGGCAGCCGGCTCCCCGACATCGCCCCCGGCGTCCTCCTTAACGGCGACGACCTCGGACGCTGGCTGAAGCAGCAGCGCAAACCAGCCACCTGGAAACAGCTCACCACCGAACAACAGCAACGGCTCACCCGGCTGGGCGTGACACCGTCCCCGGCACCAGCCGCTGATGGCGCGGCGAAGGGCCCGGGGGAAGGCCGGGAGCAAGGCACAGGCGGCGTTCCAGAGGGGACTGGCAGCCCTGGCGCAGTGGGTCGAACGCGAAGGCCAGCGGCCCGTACCCCGCAGCGCCATCGTGGAGATCGCGGTTGAGGGTCAGACGGAGCCGGTCCCGGTCCGACTGGACGTAAGGATCACCAACACCAAGCAGCGACGCCACAAACTCGACGCCGAGCAGCTCGCCGCGCTGCGGGAGCTAGGCGTGGAGTGTGACAGTCGTGGAGCATCAAGCCGCCCAGGCGCAGCGACCGTGAAGCGTACATTTGGCGTACGGAGTGCGTACCGAGCACGTTCTTGACCGGCAGAAACAACCGACACGGGGGTGCGCCTCCTCGCCGACCTGACTGATCGACCGGGAGTTGCGGATTGAGTCTGCTTTTAGCCACTGCGCATCTTTTGCGAATGCGTCCGCCCCGGCCGGTGAACACGAGACCGTGGTGGGGTGATCCGTAACCCCGTCCTCCTGCGTACCGCTCCCCTGCAGGGAGAGACGACCTCGTCGCTGATCTGCCGCGTCGCCAGGCGCTACGGGATGGAAGCGAAGGTGCTGCGGGCGTGCTGGAAGTGGCGCAACTACCCGCTCGGGCATGAGGGAGGGGGCGCGCGGGCCGATGCCGAGGTGCTGCTGAACGCGGCCGGGCGGCAGCTCCTAGTTGGCATGTGCGGCGTCGAGGAAGGCGTGCTGGCACGGACGTTGCCGTCCTGGGGAGAAGAAGACGCCAAACTGCGCGCCGAGGCCGGCGACCCGGTAGGGCTGTGGCGGGTCGGTGGCG
Above is a genomic segment from Streptomyces collinus Tu 365 containing:
- a CDS encoding helicase associated domain-containing protein, with the protein product MDWQRHHRVLADLAADEPGSRLPDIAPGVLLNGDDLGRWLKQQRKPATWKQLTTEQQQRLTRLGVTPSPAPAADGAAKGPGEGREQGTGGVPEGTGSPGAVGRTRRPAARTPQRHRGDRG